The following is a genomic window from Paenibacillus sp. FSL R5-0766.
GGAGAAACCTGGTTTGCCCACATTTTGCCCACATTGTGTAAAACGAAGACACCTTAGAGTGATGGAAATCGCTCTAAGGTGTCTTTTGTTTTTAAGAAAGAGAGGAGACGCTGATTTGGAAAGTAACCATCTCGAAAATTTTTTTGGAATGACAGATTGTCAAATCAAGTGCGACAGTTCCTCTGTGAAAGGTTCGTGAGCGGTTCTCCAACCCAAGCATTTTCGTGGTCTGTGGTTAATTAAATGTAGTGAACCGGCGAGATCTTCATCCTCCACTTGAGCGAGGTCGGTGCCTTTCGGGAAGAATTCCCGAAGCAAGCCATTCGCATTTTCATTGGAACCGCGTTGCCAAGACGAATATGGATCAGCAAAATAAACGTGCAGGTCATGGCTTGTTTCCAGATTGGCATAGCATGCAAACTCTTTTCCACGATCAGCCGTGGCTGTGAGAAAAGTACCTGTAGGATACTGTGAGATGTCTACACCAAGTGCAATTTCCATGGACAAAGCTGTGCGATCAGGCATGAGAATCGCGGTATACAGACGGGTTTTGCGTTCAATGAGCGTAGCTACGCATTCTTTACTTTTCCCACGACCCGAAACAACGGTATCCAGTTCCCAGTGCCCAAATGTTTCACGGGAACGAACCTCTTTGGGACGATCCGAAATCGATCTGCCGATAGCGAATTTACCGCGAGTTTCTGTGGGCTTCCTACGCTTCCCTTTGTGCCGGAAGGACCTGCAACGTGCCTCGAACCAGACGCCCAGCGTAGAGCCAGCGATAGATAGTTTTAAAGGAGATCGACGGCACACCATCAATGCGGAAACGTTCCGTGATTTGTTCCGGAGACCACGTTGCCTGTAGTTTTTCCTCCAAGGAAATAGCGATGCCTTGGGACCATTTACCGGGTGAGATCGAAGCTTTACGACGCTCCTCATAAGCGCTCTGAGCGATAGGGTTGCGTTGAAGTAGCACGATCCAATTCACGACAAATCGTCGAAGGATGCCTTCCTAATTCTTTTGCGATGGCTCTTGAACTTTGACCTTGCCGATGGAGGATTTCTAGCTTGCTGCGCTCAATTATGCTAAGATGTGTGTAGCTCATGGTGGATTCTCCTTGTGTGAATGTGGTGTAGGAACCTTCCACGAATCCGGCCATGGGCCATTTCTTATTTATTTCCAGTAGGTGTCGCACTTCATATTACAATCCGTCAATATTCACTATAATTTGTAGTGACCTTAAGGTATATTACCTCTACATGGTATTTTAAAGACGTTGAGAGGCAAATGATTTCCTAGTGTCTTTTTATCTGTAATTAAAAGGTAATCCCTTCTGGTTTTGAGGAACTAACCTTGAAAACACTGAAGGAGCTTTGGGCGCTTCCGTGAAGGAGTTACGATAATGAGTTTAGAACGTTTGAAAAATGATTTAGAACAAATGAACATAACATATGTAATTGTAGAAGTACCTTCAAGTGATGAGCAGACTTATAGATTAAGTGATAATTCACCCGCGAACGTTGGTCCTGATGGGCGAATCTTCGTCATGGAGAGACTTAACGAGGAAGAAAAAATAGAAGCGATTGCGCATGAATTAGGACATATATTTTACAGGCACTCTGGTCAAGTTTCTTTAGATAATTATGAAGACCAACATAATCTCCCGCTAGAAATTAACAATACCATCTCACATCGATCTATTATCGATTTGTTAATGACCCGATATGAGATCGCTAGTACAGCTCACATTTCCCGAAGAATAACGTTGCTGGAAGAGTCAGAGGAGTATCTAATTAATTTGGAAGAGGCTCTTTTAAAGAAAGAGATTGATTACATTGATTATAATTATTATCTCGCGATGTTTGGAGTATATTTATTAG
Proteins encoded in this region:
- a CDS encoding ImmA/IrrE family metallo-endopeptidase; translated protein: MSLERLKNDLEQMNITYVIVEVPSSDEQTYRLSDNSPANVGPDGRIFVMERLNEEEKIEAIAHELGHIFYRHSGQVSLDNYEDQHNLPLEINNTISHRSIIDLLMTRYEIASTAHISRRITLLEESEEYLINLEEALLKKEIDYIDYNYYLAMFGVYLLDIEKCLADRQDQVNSVVRTNPRLSFILDTARIHLFDVAENLPESEQRNRIENFLVALGFNIQDFSYCN